In Tursiops truncatus isolate mTurTru1 chromosome 10, mTurTru1.mat.Y, whole genome shotgun sequence, the sequence CAGTACCATCCGGCAAAGTGAAGGGTCTTGGGGCCCTGCCAGATCCCACTAGGAGCAGTACCTCCACAGAGAGCACACTCCCAGGCTTGTGCCGGAATGGTGCGGTGGGGTCCTCGGGGTTGAGCGGCTGCAGAGTGGGGTCGGCCTCATAGGAGAAGGGTGTGGGGTTCAGTGTTGCAAAGTCAAAGACCAGGTTTTCAAGGATGAATTCCACACGGACCCAGGGGTCCTCAGGCAGGCCTGGGAGGGCCGGCGTGCGGCACGTGATGAGCTGGGAGGAGTTCACGTGGCAAGGCTCCTCAAActagggcagagggagggaggacagggagGGCCTGCTGAGGGTGCACAAGGGGGGCGTCCAGCAAAGATGGGGACATAGCCTCCACTGGTACCCGCCACCCACAGCTGtctaggggtgggggagggatgagggGCAAGGTGGGCGATGGCTAGCCCAGTGCAGGCAGGGGATGCCCTTGGGGCTCCTACGTGCAGGCCGCCACAGGAGGCTCCGGGGGAGCACGCCGTCTCTGGGATCACGCGGTGCCTCCACCCAAGCCCCTGGCCTGGTCCTGGCGCTCTCGTGGCCACAGTCACTCGGATTCTTGGTGTCTGCACCACGTCCAAATTCTGGCCACGGACCCATATCTCACGTCCTCCACTGAAAACACAGCCCATGAGCCACTTATGGCTTATGTGAACAAGGCTTTAAAGCACAGCCCAGTCCCTGATGTTAGGTCAGCTCCAACCCAAAGCCCCAcggcccctctccccaccagcaGCATAGGAGTCGAAGCCCCCCACATAGAGCCCTACAAACCCCCATATACTGGAGCTGCAAAGACCTCCCAATCGCATGCCATGCAGCCCTGCCCTCGGCCCAGCACCTGAGGAAGCTCTTGGCGGGGCCAGCAGAGGTGACATTGGGATCTGATGTGTACTCGAACTGGCTGTGATGAAGCCTCCGCTCAGCAGCCCCAAACCACACAGCCACGGGGAGTGTGGCAGGCGTGGGGTGTGGGCTGGTCTCACACCGCAGTTGCTCCGCCTGCTGCTCCAGCAGcctgagaagggagggagaagtggCAGGCAGGCCCGACTGGGCCAGAGGGGcacaggaaggggaaaggggtgatTCCAGGACACGGGACCCACTCGGGCCACAGCTCACTTCCCCCTTCAGTGCTGATTGCAGTCTCCACAAGTGACCCTGGAGGCTGCACTCCCAAGAAAGCCCCAGCTTCGAGAGGGGCTGGCCACTTTTTGATGGAGCAGACTTGGCCCTCTCCCCATTTCTGCTCTCCCTAGTATCCCACCCCTCCATCTTCTCCCCGGAGCTCAAGGATTTTTGCAGAATGAGGAAGCGTCCCTCACAGGTGACAAGGCTGGTCTCCAACTACCACTCGGATGTCCTCCAGCCGCCCGGTCAGAAGCTTGGAGCCATGCAGGGTGAGGTTGGTGCCCCCGGCTCTGGGGCCTCGGGCCGGGAAGATGGAATGCACCTTTGGGTCCTGtgggaaggggacagggagaAACAGACAGGCATCAGGCCAAGaacagggaggcagggggagcagacaaggaggccctggggtggggagccCCAGGGAGGCGAACCAATGGGCTGGGAGGAGCCACCTAAGGGGGTGGCCCATGGGTAGCTGGTGGGGACTCAACAGTCAGGCACCTGGTAGGCAAAGTCATGCTCTGAGACGCCGCGTCCTCTTCCTGGCACCTCCACCATCACAGCGCCTGCCACCTCCTCCCCGCTGGCCCCAGTGATACACACAAGGCTGTGGGCACAGGGCAAGCTGGGGTGCTGGGCCACACTAAGGGCCCTTCAAACTGACCCGgccgccccctccctgccccactacATCACGTGTTCTCCCTGGCTCCCAAGATTGACAGAGATCCTCTTGCTTTGGAAGGAATTCCTTAATGACTCACCAGGAGGCTTTGGCCTCTGAGAATTAATATCTGTGGTTCAATCATTCAAGTCCACTCCCAGAGGCCCCTGACAAGgagaatttctctctctgtggGGCACCAGCCCTGGTAAGGCTGGTGGCAGAGGTGGGTTGCTGAGCTAATGAGTGGGCCTAACCAGCCACCATCACCGTGGGCACAGCACCAGTTACAAGGTGGTGGAAACTTGATTTCCTCATGAAAAAACGTTCCCGAAAGCCTCTAGTCAGGTCTGGGGATGGACGTGAAGGGAAAGTGAGCAATCTAAGAAATGCTGGTTCTTAGCCAGGAAACAGAAGCTTGGGGCAAATTAATCTCCAGAATGTGAAGCCTGCAGTGGTTCGACTCTTTGTGACATTGTCACGGTCACTGCAAACACCCCGAGAAAACAGAACAAGCGAAGTGTGAACTACCCGGGAGAGGCTTCAGCTGGAATGTATTTTAATCACTTTATAAATCGGTTCAGAAAGTACTTTAGTCTCACGGTTCTAGAATCATTAACACTCACCTAAAGTTCTCAGTCATAATACATTCAGGGGGAAACAACATGCTCTAGCAGAGTCTTGTTGAAAATAAGACTGCAGGgtacttgcctggtggtgcagtggttaagaatccgcctgccaatgccggggacatgggttcaagccctcgtccgggaagatcccacatgccacagagcaactaagcctgtactgagcctgcactctagagcccgcatgccacaactactgaagcccacgcgcctagagcccaagctccgcaacaagagaagccaccgcaatgagaagcccgcgcaccgcaacaaagagtagcccccgctcgccgcaactagagaaagcctgcacgtagcaataaagacccaacacagccaaaaataaataaataaatacattttttaaaagaaagaaaataagactgTGGGACCCCAACACGGGCCTACAGATCCAGACCTCTGCAGGAAGTGGAGGGAGGTGGTCTAAGGACCTGCTCTGGGGGGTTTTGAACCAACTCTCCAGGTAACCCTGACATTCGGCAGGTTGGAGACCTGCTGCTTGTGGATGTCTCCTTCGCTGTGTTCTGCGTGTGCACATTTGGGACCCTGCAACTGCCAGCCTTGTAAGCCACAAGCCCTGGGAAAGTGGGAGGGGTCCCAGGGACTGGACAGAGGGGCCTGACACTCAGCAGGTGTGTCATAAGTCTATCCCCGTGAGGAGCCTGCCCAGGGCAGTGCTTGGGGAAGAAGGGTCAGCAGGTGGGAAGGTCAGCCGCAGAGCACAGCTGTCTGGGATCCAAGGAGCCTGCTACCACAACTATGCCCGTGGTCACTTGGAAAGCCGGGTGAGCACACCTAGGCAGTGCCAGGAAGCAGAGCTGCCTGTCAGCTCTGAGCAGTGACTAGACCCAGGCCAGAAACCTGCAGGTCTGTGCACAAAGCCAAGGCCTTGATAGTAACCCCAGCCCTGAGACACTGTGATCAGAAccaaggaaagggggagggggagggcagacGAGTAGTGGGTGGATGGCCCTAAGCAGGAAAGCCAGCTGTGAAGCCCGCGGGGTGCCCCCTGCTCCTGTCAGTCCAGCCCACTCACCTGCTGGACACCTCGTACTCCTGAGCGTCCACAGCACAGGGCACTCCAGCCACCCTGACCGTGTCCTGCACGTCCTGCACGTGTTGGCCCAGGTTGGAGCCCCTGATGGTGACACGGGTGCCTCCGTCTACAGGCCCAGTCAGTGGCTCCACCTGTTCCAGGACAAGGATGGCTCACCTCCACGCACCTGTTGACCTTTGGCAGCCTGGAGAGACAGCCCCAGCCTCCCACCTTTTGGGACACTGAACCCATAGCACCCCGAACCCCTTGAAGGGATGCTCCAGCATTTCAACACACCGAGTGGATGAGGGGTGCTGGGCACTGGGTGACCACAGCCTCAGCCTCGCCACAGGCCTCCTGGGCCACGCAGCGTGGATGCTTCCCCTTGCACCACACACAGCCGTATTGGGGCATGGCAGTTTGGCAGCGGCTGCAGTCCTCGTGTCCCACGGAACAATCATACAGCACCACTGGGGGCGGAGAGACGAATGTGAGAGGCAGGCCAGGAAGAGCCCTGTTGCCACCAGCCAGTCCCAGCAGCCCCGGGTCACTCACCGTGCAGCCCATCCACACTGTCCACACGCAGATGGCCAGCCCGACGCAGAAACAGCCCCACGCGGAGCTCTGGCTGTAGAGCCTCATAGCTGAGCTGGAGAAATGGGAGTGGGGTCAGAGCCCAGGGTTAGGGGAGGCGTCAGGCCTGGGGAGACGGTGGTCAGAGAAAGGACCAAAATGACTCATGGGAACACAAAGCCAGAGGCCAGAGCTGGGATACAGGACCCCATGGGGCAcaaggtcagaggtcagagcTGGGGTACTAGGACTCCCTCGGGGTCACTCAGTCAGAGAATGGGCTGGGATGAGTGCGGTGCAGCCAGCTAAGCTTGGTAGCCAGCCTGTGGCTAGTGCGCCCTTGCCCACCCAGGACTCGGGATCTGTACCTGGTGCTGCTGGCAGGTGACATGGCACCGGGTATCTGGAGGCAGCTCGCATTCGACCCGGGCCTCAACCACCACCTCGTGGCCCTCCAGCTCCATCACACACTCATGGTCGCCTGGGCTGTCCTGGGGACAGAGGACACAGCTACGGGGGCAGCTTCAGAAGCCAGGCCTGGTGAGCCCCACAGAGCCCCAGCACAGTCCCCGGGTTGGGACTGAGACCTGAGGCCgtgccctcccctgctccccaggaCTCGCGCATAGTTTGCCAACAGCCAAGGAGGCCACAGCAACAGCTGCCAAGAGGACACACTCACCTGGAAGAGGCGCAGGTTCCTGCCCAGCAGTCGCACTTCTCGCTGCACGTGGACCGGCATCAGGCTGGAGCCCTGCACACTCTCCACACAAGGGCAGGAGCCTGCCCCCAAGGTCATCTCCTCCTGCAGGCACCAAGCGCCAGGCAGTCTATGGAGCCCACCTGCCGCCTCATCCCTTTCCCAGGCACAACCCCGGGGCCAGGCCAGCGTGAGGCAGCGGacgcccccctcccctccatccttcccctGCAGAATCGCAAGGTGGCCAAGAGGCTGCATCTGTCCCGATCCCCTCCCCTGAGGCCTCCTTCCTGGGCCGGGTCTCACCAGCTCCCAGAGCCCAGGGGTGTCGTACTGGTAGTCAAGGCTGGACAGGAGGATGAGGGGGGCGGGAGGGCCCTCGTGCTCAGCAGAGTCTCCATCACCTGAGAGGAGGGTGGAAGTGGAGAAGGCGGGCGTGTCACCCCCTGTCCACTCATCCGCCTCGGGCAGCTCGCCGCCTTCTCTCATGAGCCAGTCCAGAGCAGGCTTCGTGGAGCCAGCGGCCCCTGGGAAAGTGGTGGCGGGAGCCGTGCTGGGGGGCTGGTCCAGGGGTACCGCAGAAGGGAGAGCCTCGGGGCCAGGCTCTGCAAGGGCGGGGGGCAGTGCTGCTGCATCTGAGGGCGATGGGTGGGAGGCCAAGAGGTCCTCGGCGGTGGCCATGGGTCCGAAGGCTGTAGGGGCAGGGACAGCGGTTCCAGGCCTCtggcgggggctgggaggaggaggggcctcGTGGAGAGGTGAGCCCGTGGAAGCCGAGGCAGGTGTGGGGCCGGGACCTGCCCACGGCCCCCGGGGGCTGAGCAGGGAAGGCCTGGCCCCGGGGGGGACATCCAAGGCTGTGGCTGTGGAAGGAGTGTCCACAGGAAGGGCGTCAGGAGTCAGGGCGACCgtggccctgggggctgtgggtgggaaggaggtgggtGCGTCTCttgcaggaggggctggggagaggggcgggCTCTGAAGggggaggcagagaaagacaggaaGGGCCACTCAGCAGGCAGGTGCGGGAGCGGGCAGCAGGCAGGCAAAGGGTGTGTTAAGAGAAAAGGAgaccaaggaaaagagaaacaaaaacagcccATTAATTctccagaggggaaggggagggcgcGCTCTAGGGGCGTCTATGGCATCTGTGCCAAGGTGGGGCACGAGGCCAGACCTCCCCTCCTCTCAGCTACAAACGTCCTCTCCCGAAACAGGTGGGACGTTGACAGCCGTCCTCCAGTGAGTCCGTCACACACAGCAGCTCAGGTGCTCACGACAGAGCACCCGGGGCAGGCAGACACACAGACCCCAGGCCATGAGAGAAACCCTCACAATGGGGAGCCCGAACCCCCCCTGGGGCCCGGTCAGGAGTTGGGCTCACCTGTCGGCTGACCACCATGGGCCCAGCATCACATAAGGCCTTGTGCGTGCACAGGTGCTGCCAGACGCACCAGTTACACCCCCAGAGGCTTCTCACGCAGGCCTGGCACCTGCACAGAGCACAGCCATGGGGTGCGGATCGCCACAGGgcagcccaggggctgggggtcggGGTGAGGAACTCACTGTGCAGACGGGCGGAGCAAGGTGACGGCCATGCAGTCATAGAAGGAGAGGGAAGCCTCGGCAATCACGACGGTGCCAAACCTGAGCTCCAGGCTCACGGAGACGTGGTCTGCAGAGGGAGGAGCGAGCTGGGCTGAGGAGCAGGAAGGGGCACTCAGACCCCGAGCTGACGTCCCAGACCACACAGGGTGGGTTTAGCACTCTGACCAGGAAGGGGTGCCCAGGGTCGGGAACACAGTCCACAGAGTAGAAAACAGGGACTTTAGGGATTGGGGACCAGAGGGGACCTCAGAGAAAGGCATCGCTGCAGGACCCTTTGCCTGGATTCACACCTCATCCTGATCACACCCCTTGGAGCAAGATGGGAGGAGAGCGGGGCTCCCAGGCCCCGGGCTGGCTCCTTCTCTCACCCACCAGCTTCTCTCGGCAGCTCTGGAGCCTCACTAGGGTCTGGGGAGGGGCACATCACACCAGAACTGGTCAGCAGGGCAGGACTCTGGTATTCCCCAAAGTGGCAGGAATAAGACTCCCCTGGCCACAGGGGTGGCAGATCGGGTACCGACAAGAAAACCTGCGAAGAGAGGCCAGGACATGCTGTTGGAGCCACTGGGCTACAGATCAGGGCTCCGTTTACAGGCTTCCAATGTGGGCAGGCACCAGCGGCCACCAGCCCCCAGTGACCACAAATACCCTCCAGCCTGGGTTAGTAACAGATGGAGAAAGCGGAGCCCCAAGAGAAGCGACTTGGGCAAGGCCATGTGGTACTTAAAATTCAAGGTTGTAACCCATCACCAGAGCTCCCCCCGGCCAGGGCTCCGCCTGCTCTGGTCTtcacctccctcctctcctcacgGCTGATGTTAGCAGGACTCAAGGTTGCCACTTGCAGACAGCCCACCTCAGGCTGGAAGCTCCACAGCCACCGCTCTAAGCCCTGGCCCCGAGAGCACTCGGAATGGCGACTGCACCTGGGCAAGAATGACCAGTGTCCACCTGTGACCCTCACGGGGCCACTGGCAGTTCATGGGGCAGGGACACCTACAATCCTACGGACCTGGGCAGGATCCTCAAGTGGGCCACGACAGGCCTGGCAAGTCAGGGTGGAGGATAGGGGTGAGAGTAGGGCGTTGGGGCATCCAGGGGTCAAGGGTTGAGAGTCAAGGGCCAAGGACCAGAAACCCTGGACAGGGCAGGAGAATTGAGGGCATGaggctggggttggggtggggctggggaaggggccagGGTCGGGGGAGCGCTGACCTGCCGAGGAGCACACACCACCCACAGTACGGGTCCCTGTGAGCCAGGCAAGATGCACAGTCCAGGTGCTGAGCACAGGAGGCCACAGGAACCTTGAGAAGCTACAGCAGCAAAGAGGACTTGAGGTCAACAATCCAAGCACCAGTGGCTCTCCACATATGGGCCCCCAGCTCCCCCGAGGCCCCTCCCCGCAGTCATGCCCTCCCTGGCTGGCGCGTGGCACTCACCGTGCTCTGGGTCATGACGTACAGGTGCTCGAAGGCCCCATCAAAGATGAGGTCTCTGCTCACCGCAGACCCCTGCTGGATGATCCGTGTGGAGTACGGGTGGCCATCACTCCCTGGGCCCAAGTAGACCTGAGATCAGAGACCACAAGATCTGAGGCCCAAGGCCCTCCCCTCTCGccccaataaaataatttacagaatTTCCTCCTAGAGAGTACAGGTCACACCACCCGTCCCCAGAAAGAGGAACACAGGTCATCTCTCCCAGCCAGGGCCAGGGACACATCACATATCTCACATCGCAGCCCCAGGGGTCTCAGGCGTAGCTCTGCCCAGCCTGGGTCCCCAGCAGCCTGTCGCCTCCAGATCCTGGGGCAGGGCCCAGTACCTCCTGTGGACTCACCTTATGCAGCTGCCCTTGACTGTCACCCAGGAAAGCAATGGTGTGTCCATCTTCCACAGTGATCGCCACGGCTGTTAGCTGAACCCCTGGCCACTCCAGAACTGGCGTGGCTTCCAGGGGGACACGGCTGGCCATGGGGCTGGGCGTGTGGTCTGAGCCACAAGGGTAAGCATCCAGGGTGTCCTGCAGGCAGCAAGAAGCACAAATAAGGCCCTCCCTGGATAACGTCCACTGGCCCCTCCTCCCTGGACAACCCCACCCCTTCTCACCATCTCTGCCAGCTCTTGGCTCTCCCACAGCTGCGTTCTTAGCCTTGCCTCAGTGGCTTACCTCCACAGTCTGCAGCGGCTCCGACCCCCTCTTTTGATCCCCACATGCCTGGGGCCCCACTTTCTCCCATCCCTGGCCTGGGAGCTGCTTCCCCCAGTTCATGTACTCAGCCTTCTCCTGGACCACTTTTCCAAAGCCTCTCCAGCTTGCATCCTCCTCTCCAGGTCTACTAACCTGGgtctcctcccacctctcacTGACTCAGTCCCCCTATATGTGGCTTCTACCCTTTTCATCCATCCTGAGACTAGAGCCAAACAAGTCTCAACCTCACCTGCCTCTCTCGCTCAAGAACCTAAAACAATAGATTCCATCCCCTCTACATTCTGGGTCCCTGCCCCATTCCCAAGAACCTCAAATGCCCTTTCAGTCCACCTACACAAATGCCATCCCTTCAGCGCCTGGTCCAAACCCACCCCTGCACAGCTGGCTCTCTGTCTCCCTGAATGCCACTCTTACCATAAGGTACCCATCCATCACCCAGACACAAAGGAATCACTTAACATCCATTGACCTGATCAGTAAATGCCTGGCCAGTGGCCTCAGAGACAGGGAAGGGCTGGGCGGTGCCAGGACTCACCACGGGCAGCTGAGCACAGTCGGAATTGACATCATACTCAATGTAGGCCACCTCCGCCCCATCCTCAGCGCGGCCCTCCCGAGTGTAGCAGGCATCACGTGTGCGATTAGCAAGGCGATCCACCTCATCCAGAGGGAAGGCACAGAGGGCAGAGGCTCCAGATGCCCCGGCAGCTGCCAACGGGGGCCGGCCCACAGTGGGGGGAGCGGCCGAGGAGAAGGCTGCAAAGAGCACCTCCCCCCGGGCCACCTCCGCGGACATGGCGACAGCCGCAGCCTGGATCAGCCCATAGCGGCTCCCCTGACAGGCCAGAGGCAACTCCACGTAGGAGTAGTAGTGCTGGTCCCGGAGGCACACACGGGACACATAGGCACGGAAAGCTCGAGACTGAGCTTGCAGGTCCCGCCGGAGAAACAGGAAGTAGGCACTGGCCCCGCGTGCAAAGGCGCTCACAAAGTGGTGGCTGTACTCGGAGAGGCGGCCCACAGCTAGCTTGGCCGTCTCCTCGTAAGAGAAGGCAGCCTGGGGGTCCAGCGGCCTTAAGGCGCGGGTAGTGATGGGAGGGAtgcctccccccacacccctgctGGTGTAGCCCCGCCCCACAAAGAGGAGGGGCTCCCCAGCCAAGCCCTGGGCCACCAGTCCCACCGTGGTGACGGCAGGGTCGTTGGCAGCCACATACTGGGTGTCCCCAGGTCGCTCTGGCCGCAGCAACAGCTGCCCGAGCTGCCCCAGGCGCCGCTGTTCACAGACCCCCTGGTGCACACTGCCACACACCACCAGGGCCCCAGGGCTCACCAGGAGCAGCTGGTTTGGGTTGTTGGTGGGCTGGGCCTGAGGGCACTCATCAGGTGCCACAGGTGGCAGACAGTCCCTGCTGTCTAGCACAGGGCCAGTGGACACAGTGGCCTCCAGCTGCAGTTCAGGGCTCAGCTGGAACAGGAAGTTGGTGGCTCCTAGGTAGAGGGTGCCTGAGGTGGGATCCCGCGCCAGGTGCTGCAGATGCGTACCATTGGGAGTGAAAGCAGTCggtggagggggctggagggtgaGGACCCACCCGGCCCAGAGTGCCTGGAGAAGAGCTGGGCCGAGGGCAGGCATGGTCACCTGGTAGGGAGAGAGGTTGAGCGGGGCTCATGTGGCCGCGTGAGCACCGTGGGACCACTGGTGAGGAGTAGGACTGTGATGCTGCCAAGACGCCCCTCCTAACTCAGGgaggggggagcagggaggaCCAGGCTTAGATGGCACTGTGGTTAGGATGACCCCAGGACCACACACTAGCAAGAGGTCAGGAGACATTTTCCTGGAAACTTCAACGCTGCCCATTCTCTGTAAGCACTACTCTCTCAGGAGACCTGCACCCCACACccctcaccctgccctgccctaTGTCATAACAGGGTCCAAGGGTAAGAGGCTAAAGGGGCAGAGACATGGGAAACATCCCATTCCCAGGGACGAGGGCCTGGAAGGGGCAGGAGGGCAAGGGATGGGAAGAAGGGACCCAGAACCCCAAAGAGAGAAAGGCACCCTCTGCATGGATGTCAGTTTCCTGGGCAGAAAAAGGGAGGGCAAGGTCTCATGGGCCACCTGCATGTTAGAGTAGGGTAAGAATTGGATGAAGGGCCTTTCAGGCTAGGAATCCAGAAGGGTAATAACCACAGAACCAAAGGGCCAGAGAGATGAGGGGGGTTAAGGCtgccagggagggcttccctggtggctcagtggtt encodes:
- the PLXNB1 gene encoding plexin-B1 isoform X7, with product MPALGPALLQALWAGWVLTLQPPPPTAFTPNGTHLQHLARDPTSGTLYLGATNFLFQLSPELQLEATVSTGPVLDSRDCLPPVAPDECPQAQPTNNPNQLLLVSPGALVVCGSVHQGVCEQRRLGQLGQLLLRPERPGDTQYVAANDPAVTTVGLVAQGLAGEPLLFVGRGYTSRGVGGGIPPITTRALRPLDPQAAFSYEETAKLAVGRLSEYSHHFVSAFARGASAYFLFLRRDLQAQSRAFRAYVSRVCLRDQHYYSYVELPLACQGSRYGLIQAAAVAMSAEVARGEVLFAAFSSAAPPTVGRPPLAAAGASGASALCAFPLDEVDRLANRTRDACYTREGRAEDGAEVAYIEYDVNSDCAQLPVDTLDAYPCGSDHTPSPMASRVPLEATPVLEWPGVQLTAVAITVEDGHTIAFLGDSQGQLHKVYLGPGSDGHPYSTRIIQQGSAVSRDLIFDGAFEHLYVMTQSTVFLSVPDLPPLWPGESYSCHFGEYQSPALLTSSGVMCPSPDPSEAPELPREADHVSVSLELRFGTVVIAEASLSFYDCMAVTLLRPSAQCQACVRSLWGCNWCVWQHLCTHKALCDAGPMVVSRQSPPLSPAPPARDAPTSFPPTAPRATVALTPDALPVDTPSTATALDVPPGARPSLLSPRGPWAGPGPTPASASTGSPLHEAPPPPSPRQRPGTAVPAPTAFGPMATAEDLLASHPSPSDAAALPPALAEPGPEALPSAVPLDQPPSTAPATTFPGAAGSTKPALDWLMREGGELPEADEWTGGDTPAFSTSTLLSGDGDSAEHEGPPAPLILLSSLDYQYDTPGLWELVRPGPGRRPQGRGSGQMQPLGHLAILQGKDGGEGGVRCLTLAWPRGCAWERDEAAGGLHRLPGAWCLQEEMTLGAGSCPCVESVQGSSLMPVHVQREVRLLGRNLRLFQDSPGDHECVMELEGHEVVVEARVECELPPDTRCHVTCQQHQLSYEALQPELRVGLFLRRAGHLRVDSVDGLHVVLYDCSVGHEDCSRCQTAMPQYGCVWCKGKHPRCVAQEACGEAEAVVTQCPAPLIHSVEPLTGPVDGGTRVTIRGSNLGQHVQDVQDTVRVAGVPCAVDAQEYEVSSSLVCITGASGEEVAGAVMVEVPGRGRGVSEHDFAYQDPKVHSIFPARGPRAGGTNLTLHGSKLLTGRLEDIRVVVGDQPCHLLLEQQAEQLRCETSPHPTPATLPVAVWFGAAERRLHHSQFEYTSDPNVTSAGPAKSFLSGGREIWVRGQNLDVVQTPRIRVTVATRAPGPGQGLGWRHRVIPETACSPGASCGGLHFEEPCHVNSSQLITCRTPALPGLPEDPWVRVEFILENLVFDFATLNPTPFSYEADPTLQPLNPEDPTAPFRHKPGSVLSVEGENLDLAMSKEEVVAMIGDGPCMVKTLTRHHLYCEPPVEQPLPRHHALREVPDALPEFTVQMGNLRFSLGHVQYDGESPVAFPMAAQVGLGVGTSLLALGVIIIVLMYRRKSKQALRDYKKVQIQLENLESSVRDRCKKEFTGEAAKTPRSRALPKPAPITLGSAPKPGFFCSTDLMTEMTDLTSDLLGSGIPFLDYKVYAERVFFPGHQESPLHRDLGVPESRRPTVEQGLGQLSNLLNSKLFLIKFIHTLESQRTFSARDRAYVASLLTVALHGKLEYFTDILRTLLSDLVAQYVAKNPKLMLRRTETVVEKLLTNWMSICLYTFVRDSVGEPLYMLFRGIKHQVDKGPVDSVTGKAKYTLNDNRLLREDVEYRPLTLNALLAVGPGAGEAQGVPVKVLDCDTISQAKEKMLDQLYKGVPLAQRPDPRTLDVEWRSGVAGHLILSDEDVTSEVQGLWRRLNTLQHYKVPDGATVALVPCLTKHVLRESQDYVPGESLGTGTPMLEDVDEGGIRPWHLVKPSEEPEPPRPRRGSLRGGERERAKAIPEIYLTRLLSMKGTLQKFVDDLFQVILSTSRPVPLAVKYFFDLLDEQAQQHGISDQDTVHIWKTNSLPLRFWINIIKNPQFVFDVQTSDNMDAVFLVIAQTFMDACTLADHKLGRDSPINKLLYARDIPRYKRMVERYEGKGLHLGDNGWTDWWVFTAEAQGWAWWGEEGFVSPAAAGPMISGRYYADIRQTIPASDQEMNSILAELSRNYSGDLGVRVALHELYKYINKYYDQIITALEEDGTAQKMQLGYRLQQIAAAVENKVTDL
- the PLXNB1 gene encoding plexin-B1 isoform X2, whose product is MPALGPALLQALWAGWVLTLQPPPPTAFTPNGTHLQHLARDPTSGTLYLGATNFLFQLSPELQLEATVSTGPVLDSRDCLPPVAPDECPQAQPTNNPNQLLLVSPGALVVCGSVHQGVCEQRRLGQLGQLLLRPERPGDTQYVAANDPAVTTVGLVAQGLAGEPLLFVGRGYTSRGVGGGIPPITTRALRPLDPQAAFSYEETAKLAVGRLSEYSHHFVSAFARGASAYFLFLRRDLQAQSRAFRAYVSRVCLRDQHYYSYVELPLACQGSRYGLIQAAAVAMSAEVARGEVLFAAFSSAAPPTVGRPPLAAAGASGASALCAFPLDEVDRLANRTRDACYTREGRAEDGAEVAYIEYDVNSDCAQLPVDTLDAYPCGSDHTPSPMASRVPLEATPVLEWPGVQLTAVAITVEDGHTIAFLGDSQGQLHKVYLGPGSDGHPYSTRIIQQGSAVSRDLIFDGAFEHLYVMTQSTLLKVPVASCAQHLDCASCLAHRDPYCGWCVLLGSRHSECSRGQGLERWLWSFQPEVGCLQVATLSPANISREERREVFLSVPDLPPLWPGESYSCHFGEYQSPALLTSSGVMCPSPDPSEAPELPREADHVSVSLELRFGTVVIAEASLSFYDCMAVTLLRPSAQCQACVRSLWGCNWCVWQHLCTHKALCDAGPMVVSRQSPPLSPAPPARDAPTSFPPTAPRATVALTPDALPVDTPSTATALDVPPGARPSLLSPRGPWAGPGPTPASASTGSPLHEAPPPPSPRQRPGTAVPAPTAFGPMATAEDLLASHPSPSDAAALPPALAEPGPEALPSAVPLDQPPSTAPATTFPGAAGSTKPALDWLMREGGELPEADEWTGGDTPAFSTSTLLSGDGDSAEHEGPPAPLILLSSLDYQYDTPGLWELVRPGPGRRPQGRGSGQMQPLGHLAILQGKDGGEGGVRCLTLAWPRGCAWERDEAAGGLHRLPGAWCLQEEMTLGAGSCPCVESVQGSSLMPVHVQREVRLLGRNLRLFQDSPGDHECVMELEGHEVVVEARVECELPPDTRCHVTCQQHQLSYEALQPELRVGLFLRRAGHLRVDSVDGLHVVLYDCSVGHEDCSRCQTAMPQYGCVWCKGKHPRCVAQEACGEAEAVVTQCPAPLIHSVEPLTGPVDGGTRVTIRGSNLGQHVQDVQDTVRVAGVPCAVDAQEYEVSSSLVCITGASGEEVAGAVMVEVPGRGRGVSEHDFAYQDPKVHSIFPARGPRAGGTNLTLHGSKLLTGRLEDIRVVVGDQPCHLLLEQQAEQLRCETSPHPTPATLPVAVWFGAAERRLHHSQFEYTSDPNVTSAGPAKSFLSGGREIWVRGQNLDVVQTPRIRVTVATRAPGPGQGLGWRHRVIPETACSPGASCGGLHFEEPCHVNSSQLITCRTPALPGLPEDPWVRVEFILENLVFDFATLNPTPFSYEADPTLQPLNPEDPTAPFRHKPGSVLSVEGENLDLAMSKEEVVAMIGDGPCMVKTLTRHHLYCEPPVEQPLPRHHALREVPDALPEFTVQMGNLRFSLGHVQYDGESPVAFPMAAQVGLGVGTSLLALGVIIIVLMYRRKSKQALRDYKKVQIQLENLESSVRDRCKKEFTGEAAKTPRSRALPKPAPITLGSAPKPGFFCSTDLMTEMTDLTSDLLGSGIPFLDYKVYAERVFFPGHQESPLHRDLGVPESRRPTVEQGLGQLSNLLNSKLFLIKFIHTLESQRTFSARDRAYVASLLTVALHGKLEYFTDILRTLLSDLVAQYVAKNPKLMLRRTETVVEKLLTNWMSICLYTFVRDSVGEPLYMLFRGIKHQVDKGPVDSVTGKAKYTLNDNRLLREDVEYRPLTLNALLAVGPGAGEAQGVPVKVLDCDTISQAKEKMLDQLYKGVPLAQRPDPRTLDVEWRSGVAGHLILSDEDVTSEVQGLWRRLNTLQHYKVPDGATVALVPCLTKHVLRESQDYVPGESLGTGTPMLEDVDEGGIRPWHLVKPSEEPEPPRPRRGSLRGGERERAKAIPEIYLTRLLSMKGTLQKFVDDLFQVILSTSRPVPLAVKYFFDLLDEQAQQHGISDQDTVHIWKTNSLPLRFWINIIKNPQFVFDVQTSDNMDAVFLVIAQTFMDACTLADHKLGRDSPINKLLYARDIPRYKRMVERYEGKGLHLGDNGWTDWWVFTAEAQGWAWWGEEGFVSPAAAGPMISGRYYADIRQTIPASDQEMNSILAELSRNYSGDLGVRVALHELYKYINKYYDQIITALEEDGTAQKMQLGYRLQQIAAAVENKVTDL